In Carya illinoinensis cultivar Pawnee chromosome 16, C.illinoinensisPawnee_v1, whole genome shotgun sequence, a single window of DNA contains:
- the LOC122299607 gene encoding protein ESSENTIAL FOR POTEXVIRUS ACCUMULATION 1-like codes for MADRIDSDSRRHLSVAPPPQQISKDVQVSESTIPLSPQWLLPKPGESKPGIGTLENPFNLSPAYGNRSDTMESSKNGDEIHESHKKKDVFRPSLVDMETGRRDRWRDEERDTNYSIRKDRWRDGDRDLGDIRKTDRRMDNLSSRYLGELRRVPSDRWSDSSNRDTIYEQRRESKWNTRWGPDDKETEGLREKWLDYGKDGDVHLDKGLSHVTNQGKDDRDGDHYRPWRSSSLQSRGRGEPPLHPTLTPGKQVPTFSYGRGRGESTPPTFSVVRGRGSYGGSSMSTHSLGGGVGKVETGHGEPFRLRYSRTKLLDLFQIDTISYKKLVDGFVHVPYLTQDEPLEPLALHAPNSEEMAVLKEIDKGDIVSSGAPQISKDGKTSTDFTQSRRTKLGSKEDFHALENYGDESADDSRGGSVDISEGSSFERRTHYHESNFTMETLQDHKSCSDNKFKAEAFRDGDSYGKTEVLIHRESNLPGNTSVPATTWRVPLQGQRSHNALHDLREITSDGRSRSSDLGWSDPPKEQLNNEWENTLANPSEMKDETKWQTSEDPVLQRQTSGVMDREQEARKGLKPSPEELILYYKDPQGRLQGPFSGSDIISWFESGYFGLDLLVCPSPNDLPWSTLGDVMPHLRAKAGPPPGFTVPKQNEFVDASSKANFGSFGKLHTGLTEVDILRNESRHRHGSMTEAENRFLESLMSGSNMSSSPLDKFASSEGMQGYIGTNSSITPPSGVDSGNNLYLLAKRMALERQRSLPNPYPYWPGRDATSLVSESGIVPDSTTPQSKLLSSINDNPCQPLNYQNADFSLKGISGRSSSGVNSGLSGWPNFNVQGGTDLLQNKIDFHHEQSFQQQRLLSQNQPSLTNPVAQASDNPSSILTPEKLLSSGLAQDPQLLSVLQQQYLLQLHSQAPVQAQQMSLFDKLLLFKQQQKQEEQQHLLRQQQLLSQVLSEHQPHQHFGDPSFGQLQAAAIPTGNASVEPCLQPSQEMHQIGTQVPIPIVKDQHNTNFVKLPPQTNQDVNNSVSSEASLHLPHQLFGNVSHKKNWGATVPEQINDTHQKESLLTSPFHENPHLGEMMSRPVEPPQHVQKSTPDSEFHVPRAVGQKSEDSLGVDRNVMVVTAGITSESVPVSVAVSSAGTCESEVSVPEHADGVKVQPCVFLEEQHVERQRDNIEPPKVVEIKNVEVREQRKASEKKTKKQKSCKSHSSSEQAKEVPKDSSVMQFKQSAIESQNVETDVGAGDGPYGTSLQKTRDERVSKSRISTIEHVESQQVQGSVPAGAFVDEIETVEANNDLGVLGSVSMQISQTNTGQRAWKPAPGFKPKSLLEIQQEEQRKAQTELVVSEITSSVNSMSLSTPWVGVVTNPDSKMYRETRRDAGNIELSVGKPEASAIPKREKSHLHDLLAEEVLAKSSERDVDVPDTVSSLATPQVMTTHSDTIDDYNFIEAKDTKKSRKKSAKAKGAGAKVSVSPASADVSISSSPIERGKISRQIQQEKEVLPAIPSGPSLGDFVLWKGESANPSPSPAWSADSGKLPKPTSLRDILKEQEKKISSTQNSNQIPTSQKSQPTLSTRTNGSSWSLSASSPAKAASPIQINSHPSQSKYKGDDDLFWGPIDQSKHETKQADFPHLASQGNRAIKSTSVKGASSGSLSRQKSVGGRPADRSLSSSPASAQASSKGKRDVMTNHSEATDFRDWCQSECLRLVGTEDTSILEFCLKQSRSEAEMLLIENLGSFDPNHEFIDKFLNYMELLPADVLDIAFQSRNKRVTGFIARDVNSGNAGVGDIDRDTTIGPDGSSKGGGKKKGKKGKKVSPTVLGFNVVSNRIMMGEIQTVED; via the exons ATGGCCGACCGCATCGACTCCGATTCCCGTCGCCATCTCTCTGTCGCGCCGCCTCCCCAGCAGATCTCCAAAG ATGTTCAAGTGTCTGAAAGTACTATTCCACTTTCACCACAGTGGCTTCTGCCAAAGCCAGGGGAGAGTAAGCCTGGAATAGGAACTCTG gAAAACCCTTTCAATCTGAGTCCAGCTTATGGCAATCGCTCAGATACTATGGAATCCTCTAAAAATGGTGACGAGATCCATGAAAgccataagaaaaaggatgtTTTTAGGCCATCCTTGGTTGATATGGAAACTGGTCGTCGTGACCGTTGGCGTGATGAAGAAAGAGACACTAATTACTCCATACGCAAAGACCGTTGGAGGGATGGAGATAGAGACCTTGGTGACATTCGCAAAACAGATCGTAGGATGGACAATTTGTCCTCTAGATACCTTGGAGAATTGCGTCGTGTTCCATCTGATCGGTGGTCTGACTCAAGTAATAGGGATACTATTTATGAACAACGGCGCGAGAGCAAGTGGAACACACGCTGGGGGCCAGATGATAAGGAAACTGAAGGTTTGCGTGAGAAGTGGTTAGACTATGGCAAAGATGGTGATGTGCATCTTGATAAAGGGTTGTCTCATGTAACCAACCAAGGAAAGGATGATAGGGATGGGGATCATTATCGGCCATGGCGATCTAGCTCCTTGCAAAGCCGAGGACGAGGAGAGCCTCCTCTTCACCCAACACTAACACCTGGCAAACAAGTTCCTACATTTTCTTATGGTCGTGGGCGTGGGGAAAGTACACCTCCAACCTTTTCTGTAGTACGTGGAAGGGGAAGCTATGGTGGCAGTTCTATGAGCACACATTCTCTAGGAGGTGGTGTAGGTAAGGTTGAGACTGGCCATGGGGAACCTTTCCGTTTGAGATATAGTAGGACAAAGTTGCTTGATCTCTTCCAAATTGATACGATTTCATATAAGAAGTTGGTTGATGGGTTTGTGCATGTTCCTTATCTTACACAAGATGAACCATTAGAGCCCTTGGCACTTCATGCACCGAATTCTGAGGAAAtg GCTGTTCTGAAGGAAATTGACAAAGGCGATATAGTAAGTAGTGGTGCACCGCAGATATCTAAAGACGGAAAGACCTCAACAGATTTTACACAGTCAAGACGAACCAAACTAG GCTCTAAGGAAGATTTTCATGCATTGGAAAATTATGGAGATGAAAGTGCTGATGATTCAAGAGGTGGTTCGGTGGATATTTCAGAAGGCTCTTCATTTGAGAGGCGCACACACTATCATGAGTCCAACTTTACAATGGAAACCCTGCAGGATCATAAGTCATGCTCAGATAACAAGTTTAAAGCTGAAG CTTTCAGAGATGGTGATTCTTATGGCAAGACCGAGGTGCTTATTCATAGGGAATCAAACCTCCCAGGAAACACTTCTGTTCCTGCCACTACATGGCGAGTCCCTTTGCAGGGACAACGTTCACATAATGCTTTGCATGATTTGAGAGAGATTACAAGTGATGGCAGGTCAAGGTCCTCTGACCTGGGATGGTCAGATCCACCCAAGGAACAACTAAATAATGAATGGGAAAATACATTGGCTAACCCATCTGAAATGAAAGACGAAACCAAGTGGCAAACCAGTGAGGATCCTGTTCTCCAGAGGCAGACATCTGGAGTTATGGACAGGGAACAGGAAGCCAGGAAAGGTCTGAAACCTTCTCCAGAGGAGTTAATTCTTTATTATAAAGATCCCCAAGGAAGACTCCAAGGTCCTTTTAGTGGGAGTGACATAATTTCATGGTTTGAGAGTGGGTATTTTGGTTTAGATTTGCTGGTCTGCCCAAGTCCAAATGATTTGCCTTGGTCAACACTTGGTGATGTTATGCCCCATTTACGAGCTAAAGCTGGGCCACCACCTGGATTTACTGTACCAAAACAGAATGAATTTGTAGATGCATCTAGCAAGGCAAACTTTGGTAGCTTTGGGAAGCTTCATACTGGCTTAACTGAGGTAGATATTTTGAGGAACGAATCCAGGCATAGACATGGTTCGATGACAGAAGCTGAGAATAGATTtttggagtcactgatgtctgGTAGTAATATGAGCAGTTCACCACTGGATAAGTTTGCTTCTTCTGaag GTATGCAAGGATATATTGGAACTAACTCTAGTATAACACCTCCGTCAGGAGTAGATAGTGGAAACAACCTTTACCTGTTGGCGAAGAGAATGGCTCTTGAACGGCAGAGGTCCTTACCTAATCCTTATCCATATTGGCCTGGAAGAGATGCTACATCCTTGGTTTCAGAGTCTGGTATTGTCCCAGACTCCACAACACCACAGTCAAAGCTTCTATCTTCCATAAATGACAATCCTTGTCAGCCTCTAAATTATCAAAATGCTGACTTTTCCCTCAAAGGCATATCTGGCCGTTCATCCTCTGGTGTAAATAGTGGCCTCTCTGGTTGGCCAAACTTTAATGTCCAAGGTGGAACAGATCTACTACAGAATAAAATTGACTTCCATCATGAGCAGAGTTTCCAACAACAGAGGCTGCTATCACAAAACCAGCCGTCTTTAACAAACCCAGTTGCTCAAGCATCAGACAATCCATCTAGTATTTTGACACCTGAAAAGTTACTTTCGTCTGGCTTAGCACAAGATCCACAATTATTAAGTGTGCTTCAACAACAGTATTTGTTGCAGTTACATTCGCAGGCACCAGTTCAAGCACAGCAGATGTCATTGTTTGATAAACTCCTGCTGTTTAAGCAGCAACAGAAACAGGAGGAGCAGCAACACTTATTACGACAACAACAGTTGCTTTCTCAGGTGCTGTCGGAGCATCAACCCCACCAGCATTTTGGTGATCCATCTTTTGGACAGTTACAGGCAGCCGCAATACCAACAGGGAATGCATCTGTAGAACCTTGTCTTCAGCCATCACAAGAAATGCATCAAATTGGTACACAGGTGCCAATTCCCATCGTGAAAGATCAGCACAATACTAACTTTGTGAAATTGCCTCCGCAAACTAATCAGGATGTCAATAATAGTGTAAGTTCTGAAGCTTCTTTGCATCTACCTCATCAATTATTTGGAAACGTCagccataaaaaaaattggggTGCTACTGTTCCAGAACAAATTAATGATACCCATCAGAAAGAATCATTGCTGACATCACCTTTCCATGAAAACCCCCATTTGGGTGAGATGATGAGCAGACCTGTTGAACCGCCACAGCATGTGCAGAAATCTACCCCTGATTCTGAATTCCATGTTCCTAGAGCTGTGGGGCAAAAATCAGAAGACAGTTTAGGGGTTGATAGAAATGTCATGGTTGTGACCGCTGGAATTACTTCAGAGTCTGTGCCTGTCTCTGTTGCTGTGTCATCTGCAGGAACATGTGAGAGTGAAGTTTCTGTACCTGAGCATGCTGATGGTGTCAAGGTTCAGCCTTGTGTTTTTCTTGAAGAACAGCATGTTGAAAGGCAAAGGGACAATATTGAGCCCCCTAAGGTGGTAGAAATTAAGAATGTTGAAGTACGAGAGCAAAGAAAAGCTTCTGAGAAGAAGACTAAGAAGCAAAAGTCTTGCAAATCACACTCATCTTCTGAACAGGCAAAAGAAGTACCCAAGGATTCATCTGTAATGCAATTTAAGCAATCTGCAATTGAAAGTCAGAATGTTGAGACAGATGTTGGAGCTGGAGATGGTCCATATGGAACGTCTCTTCAGAAGACAAGGGATGAGAGAGTCAGTAAATCTAGGATCTCTACTATTGAACATGTGGAGTCCCAACAAGTTCAAGGCTCTGTACCTGCTGGAGCTTTTGTTGATGAAATTGAAACTGTTGAAGCCAATAATGACTTGGGAGTTCTTGGGTCAGTATCAATGCAGATTAGCCAAACAAATACTGGACAACGAGCTTGGAAACCTGCTCCTGGCTTCAAGCCTAAGTCATTATTGGAAATTCAACAGGAAGAACAGAGGAAAGCACAGACAGAACTGGTGGTGTCTGAGATCACCAGTTCTGTCAACTCTATGAGTTTGTCAACTCCTTGGGTGGGAGTTGTGACGAATCCAGATTCAAAAATGTATAGGGAAACTCGCAGAGATGCAGGGAATATTGAGTTAAGTGTGGGGAAACCTGAAGCTTCTGCGATCCCTAAGAGAGAGAAGAGCCACTTACATGACCTTTTGGCAGAAGAAGTATTGGCAAAGTCTAGTGAAAGAGATGTAGATGTTCCTGACACAGTATCTAGCCTGGCTACCCCACAAGTTATGACCACCCATTCAGATACCATAGATGATTATAACTTTATTGAGGCTAAAGACACTAAAAAGAGTCGGAAAAAATCAGCCAAAGCTAAGGGTGCTGGAGCTAAGGTTTCAGTATCCCCTGCATCTGCTGATGTTTCCATCAGTTCAAGTCCCATTGAGAGAGGGAAAATCTCTCGTCAGATACAGCAGGAGAAGGAAGTGTTGCCTGCAATCCCGTCAGGGCCTTCCCTAGGAGACTTTGTTCTTTGGAAGGGAGAGTCAGCTAACCCTTCCCCTTCTCCGGCATGGTCTGCTGACTCTGGGAAGCTTCCTAAACCTACATCTTTAAGGGACATCCTGAAGGAGCAGGAGAAAAAGATATCTTCCACCCAAAATTCAAACCAGATTCCAACTTCTCAGAAATCCCAGCCTACTTTGTCTACCCGCACCAATGGGTCTTCATGGTCACTTTCTGCATCTTCTCCTGCTAAGGCTGCATCTCCAATCCAGATCAATTCTCATCCGtctcaatcaaaatataaaggAGATGATGACCTATTCTGGGGCCCAATTGATCAATCAAAGCATGAAACCAAGCA GGCAGATTTCCCTCATCTTGCAAGCCAGGGCAATAGGGCAATCAAAAGCACATCTGTCAAAGGTGCTTCGTCTGGATCATTGAGTCGACAAAAGTCGGTTGGTGGCAGACCTGCTGATAGATCTCTTTCATCCTCACCTGCCTCTGCGCAGGCTTCCTCAAAGGGGAAAAGAGATGTCATGACCAATCATTCAG AAGCTACAGACTTCAGAGATTGGTGCCAGAGTGAGTGTCTCAGGCTTGTTGGAACAGAAG ATACAAGTATCCTTGAATTTTGCTTGAAGCAGTCCAGATCAGAGGCTGAGATGCTTCTGATAGAGAACCTCGGATCATTTGATCCCAATCATGAGTTCATTGACAAATTCCTCAACTACATGGAGTTGTTACCAGCAGATGTCCTTGACATTGCCTTTCAAAGTCGGAACAAGCGGGTCACTGGATTCATCGCAAGAGATGTGAATTCTGGCAATGCAGGTGTTGGGGACATCGATCGTGATACCACAATTGGCCCTGATGGGTCCTCAAAAGGGGGAGGaaagaagaaagggaaaaaaggaaagaaggttaGCCCTACGGTTTTGGGATTTAATGTTGTCAGTAACCGGATCATGATGGGTGAGATCCAGACAGTTGAAGATTAG